A genome region from Dehalococcoidia bacterium includes the following:
- a CDS encoding DUF4209 domain-containing protein: SSNLPESFQWELRAILTDPLGLNLRNIHLHGLAKAESKHDAAVILYTAARLTLIRAQH, encoded by the coding sequence TTAGTTCGAACCTGCCTGAGTCGTTTCAATGGGAGTTGAGAGCCATCCTGACTGATCCCTTGGGGCTGAATCTAAGGAACATTCACCTTCACGGACTCGCAAAGGCTGAGTCGAAGCACGATGCGGCGGTCATTCTCTACACCGCTGCAAGGTTGACCCTGATTCGCGCACAACACTAG